Part of the Desulfolutivibrio sulfoxidireducens genome is shown below.
AAGCCGCCCGTGGACCTGTCGTACCGATTCGCCGGCCTGCATTACATCAACTACATCTTTCAGGGGAAAATGTTCTGGGGGATGCTCGGTTCCCTGGCCGGGAGCTATGTCATCGTCCTTCTCATGATGATCGTGCTTTTCCGGTCCGCCCTCTGGGGATTTTTGTGCATGATCCCCCTGACGCTGACGATTCTGTTCATCTATGGGGCGCTTGGGTTTTTCGGCCTGGACTACGACATGCCCGTGGCCGTTCTGGGGGCCATCTCCCTGGGCATCGCTGTGGATTTCGCCATTCATTTCCTGGAGCGCAGCCGGCAGATCACCTCGGAAACCGGCTCCTGGGAGAAGACCGCCCCGAGGATGTTCGGCGAACCGGCCCGGGCCATCAGCCGCAACGTCATCATCATCGCCCTCGGATTTTTGCCCATGCTGGTCGCCGCGTTGGTCCCCTACAAGACGACCGGCCTCCTGCTTTTCTCCATCCTGACCGTCTCCGGCCTGGTCACGCTGGTCCTGCTGCCGGCCCTTTTGACGGTGGGGCGGGGGTGGTTTTTCCGGGCCAGGCGTTTCTCCTTCCCCGGCGCCGCCGGCTCGTCGCGCGACGTCCCGGCGCTGGCCCTGGCCAGGATCGGGGCCGCGAAACGCGACGCGGCGGATGACGCCGGGAGGGAATAGGCAGCGCGGCAAGAAGCCGTGGCGTGAAAGGGCGCGCCGACATGTGCCCAAAAAAGAAAGAGAGAGTGAACATGAAAGCGGTATTCGGATTTGAGATCGTTGCGCGAAAAATGGCACAAATCTGTTGTAATTTTAGGCAATTGTGCTATGTTTTCTCCATCAAAATGATGGAGGCGATCATGAACGAGCGCAATTCCAAAAAGCCCGGCATTGCCGACTACGTCGTGTCCCGTCGCAGGCACAAGGAATGCTTCCTGGACGAAATAGATCGCCTCATTGACTGGAAGCCGTTTGAGAAGCTTCTTCGGAAAAAGCTTAGCCGGGTTGCCAATGCCGTTGGCAATCCCGCCTATGCGCCGTTGCCGATGTTTAAAATCCTTCTGCTCCAGAGGTGGTACAACCTGAGCGATGCGGCGGTGGAAGAATGCTTGTACGATCGGTTGTCCTTTGTCCGGTTCGTGCGCCTCTCCCTTGATCATGACCAAGTGCCCGATTCCTCGACCATTTGCCGGTTTCGGCAGAGCCTGCTTGAAAAAAACGTCTTGAAGCGGCTTCTGGACAAACTCAACCATCAACTCCAGCGGCGCGGCATACTGGTACGTGAAGGAGCCATCGTGGACGCGAGCGTCATCACCTCCTCGCGCCGCCCCCTCAAGGTGATCGATATTCTTCCCGAAGACCGCGAGGAAGATGACGACGAGGCGTCGGACGTAACCATCAGCTACTCCGATGACGCCGATGCGGCCTGGTTGCGCAAAGGGAACCGGGCATATTACGGCTACAAAGTCCATGCGGCCACGGACAGCCGGGACGGCTTTCTCCTTGGCGGCCATGTCACGCCGGCCAACCATTCGGATACGCAGGAATTCGTGGATATTCTGGATGAGATTGGCCCCATGCCAGGGGGCCGCATCTACGCAGACAAGGGATACAGCAGCCAGTTGAACAGGCATGTGCTCCAAGCCCGGGGACTTGCTGACGGCATCATGCATAAGGCCGCTCGCAACCGTGCGCTGAACCCCGCCGAAAAAGCGGCAAACCGCCAAGTCAGCAGTGTCCGGTCGAAGGTGGAACGGGCTTTCGGAACGCTCAAGCGAGGTTATGGATTCTTCCGGACGCGTTACCTTGGGGTGCCCAAGGTCGAGCTTGAATTTTTACTCAACGCCATGGCCTTCAACCTAAAAAAGGCGGCGCTCAAAGCGGCATGCTGAGGAACACTTACGCCAACGGGGTGACGAGCGCCGCCGCAAGGCGAAGCAAGATCATCGCTGTCGGCTAAACAACGGCGGAATAAGACGTCCGAGACCTTTCGGAAGAATTCCGTAACGACATCATAGGATTGTGCAGCGGTCTCGATTTGTGTTGATGGCATTCAGTCTGTTTGGCGTCTCGGGGCGTTGCGTCGCCGGCGATGATGCCCCGTCCGTTGAAACCATCGTCGCCAGGTCGAACCATGCCTCCCTGTATCAGGGCGCGGATTGCCAGGGAACGACGACCATGACCATCACCGACAAGCAGGGCCGGGTTCGCAAGCGGCAGTTCAACATGTTGCGGAAAAACGGCGACACGCGGGACAAGGAGCAGAGGTACTTCGTCTATTTCATCGAACCGTCGGACGTGCGCAAGATGGTCTTTATGGTGCACAAGCATGTGGGTCTGGAAACGGATGACGACCGCTGGCTGTATATGCCGAGTCTCGATCTGGTCAAACGCATCGCGGCCAGCGACAAGCGCACGAGCTTCGTCGGTTCGGATTATCTCTACGAGGACATCTCCGGCCGCGGTCCCGAGGAGGATACCCACGAGCTGCTTGAAACAACGGACACGTCGTATGTCGTGAAAAACACCCCCAAAAAGCCGGACGCGGTGGAGTTCGCCTCCTACGTCGCCCACATCGACAAGACCACCTTTCTTCCCATGAAGATCGAATACTTCAAGGCGGACAACCGGCCGTACCGGGTCATCGAGGTCCTGGACGTCGCGTCCGTCGAGACCACGGAAAACGGCGCGCGGACCACCTATCCGACGGTCGTGCGCTCCGTGGCCAGGGACCTGGAAAGCGGCGGGCGGACGGAAATGGTGTTTTCCAATGTCCGCTACAATGCCGGCCTCACGGACGAGCTCTTCACCGAGCGCTATCTGCGGCGCGCGCCCAAAGAGGTCTTGCAATAATGGGCGCGGCCTTTTCGGCCGGGGTCTGGCGGGGGGCGTTCTCCCGCCTGGCCCTGGCGGCCCTGGTGCTGGCCGTCGCGGGCGAGAGCCTGGCCGCGTCCTTCTGGGACCAGTTCAGCACGCCCGAGGTGCATGGTTTCCTGGAGGTCCGGGCCGGCTGCCGCACCCAGCCCGATCCCAATGAAAAGGAGGCCTCCATCCTGGAGACGCGGCTTCAGGGCGAGGTGTCCACACAGACGGACTGGGCCCAGTTCAAGTACAAGGGGGATGTCTGGTACGACGGCATCCTGGAACAGGTGCGCTATGACACCCGCGAGGCCTGGCTGTTCCTGCGCCCCAGCGAAATTCTCGACATCAAGATCGGGCGGCAGGTGCTGACCTGGGGCACCGGCGACCTGGTCTTCCTCAACGACCTGTTCCCCAAGGACTGGCAGTCCTTTTTCATCGGTCGGGACGCCGAGTACCTCAAGGCCCCCTCCGAGAGCGTCAAGGTCAGCCTTTTTTCCGATGTCCTCAACGCGGATTTCGTGTTCACGCCGCTTTTCGCCAGTGAC
Proteins encoded:
- a CDS encoding IS5 family transposase, with the translated sequence MNERNSKKPGIADYVVSRRRHKECFLDEIDRLIDWKPFEKLLRKKLSRVANAVGNPAYAPLPMFKILLLQRWYNLSDAAVEECLYDRLSFVRFVRLSLDHDQVPDSSTICRFRQSLLEKNVLKRLLDKLNHQLQRRGILVREGAIVDASVITSSRRPLKVIDILPEDREEDDDEASDVTISYSDDADAAWLRKGNRAYYGYKVHAATDSRDGFLLGGHVTPANHSDTQEFVDILDEIGPMPGGRIYADKGYSSQLNRHVLQARGLADGIMHKAARNRALNPAEKAANRQVSSVRSKVERAFGTLKRGYGFFRTRYLGVPKVELEFLLNAMAFNLKKAALKAAC
- a CDS encoding outer membrane lipoprotein-sorting protein, which gives rise to MAFSLFGVSGRCVAGDDAPSVETIVARSNHASLYQGADCQGTTTMTITDKQGRVRKRQFNMLRKNGDTRDKEQRYFVYFIEPSDVRKMVFMVHKHVGLETDDDRWLYMPSLDLVKRIAASDKRTSFVGSDYLYEDISGRGPEEDTHELLETTDTSYVVKNTPKKPDAVEFASYVAHIDKTTFLPMKIEYFKADNRPYRVIEVLDVASVETTENGARTTYPTVVRSVARDLESGGRTEMVFSNVRYNAGLTDELFTERYLRRAPKEVLQ